From Solanum lycopersicum chromosome 4, SLM_r2.1:
AACGtgtaaaattagaaaaaaatattattttgcatTTAGATCTATGATTCAAAAAGAATTACCAGAAATTATTCACGTAGTAAATAAGGATTATAAATTTGAGTTCTTAGCAGAGTAAAAAAGATGTTAACTTATAGGAAAAGCTTGAAGATTATTACATTTGTGAAAAGGTGTGAATagcatgaataaaaataaaagtttatttCAATTAGTTGATTATAttgtaaagaaagctcagaatataagaagaaaaagataagaagtataagatagaggagagaattttcttattcaattgtgtcatacaatggtgaatgatatctctatttataatgTTGAGATATGATAGTCAAAGCTCACCTTGGAATTATACATAATTATCATCAAGTTCATATCACCTTAAAATCTTATCACATTGGAAACACTGatacatgaatccaattaattgttggataactctaatggattatccacatatacaatggatttacaacactcccccttggatatccatagattatgtgcctcgttaaaaccttactaggaaaaacccagtgggaaaaagcctagtgaaggaaaaagagtacacatatctcataatacgctttgaatgttgccttgttaaaaaccttaccaggAAAATCCAACTTGGGACAAAATCatagttaaggaaaagagtacaacgcgTATTTCGCTCCCCCTGATGAAAACTTTAGTTGATATCTCGGAGACGGCGCATTCCAATCTTGTATCTCAACTTCTCAAACGTTGATGTTGGCAATGTCTTAGTGAATAAATAAgcaagattatcacttgaacgaatttgttgaactttatctcaccattttgttgaagatcatgcGTGAAAAAGAACTTTGGTGAGATATGTTTTGTCCGGTCTCCTTTGATGTATCCTCTTTTCAATTGAGCTATACATGCAGCataatcttcgtacattgttgTTGggatattctttttcaaagaaaaatcacacatttcctgaatatgatgggtcattgatctcaaccagacgcactctcgacttgcttcatggatgactattatttctgcatgatttgaagaagtggttACCAACGTTTGCTTCATTGATTGCTAAGATATCGTCGTGTCTCCACATGTAAACAAATAGCCTGTTTGTGATcgagctttatgcggatcagataaataccCTGCATCTGCATAACCAATCAGTTCTGACTTGAATTCATTGGAATAGAATAAACTCATGTCCATGGTCCCTCGAAGATATCGAAGTATGTGTTTAACACTATTCCAATGTCATTTTGTTGAGGaggaactgaatcttgccaCTAGACTTACTGCAAATCAGATATCTGACCGAGTATTGTTAGCAAGGTACATTAGTGCCTCGATCGCACTAAGAtaaggagtttcatcaccaagaagctcttcatcattttcttgAGGTCGAAATGGATCTGTATTGATGTCAAGCGATCTTACCATCATTGGAGTACTCAATGATGTGAGttatccatgtaaaaacgcTTTAGTATCTTTTCTGTGTACGTTGATTGATGAACAAGTATTCCATTTGACAAATTCTCAATCTGTAAgcaaagacaaaattttgtcttgccgagatctttcatttcaaattcttttttcagACACTCAACAGCTTCTAACAGCTCTTTACGAGTGCCAATGatgttcaaatcatcaacatacacagcTATTATTACAAATTCAGACCCCAACCGTTTAATGAAAATGCAGGGACAAATCGGGTCATTTTTGTAccctttctttaacaaatattcaCTCAGACGATTGTACCACATCCTTCTTGATTGTTTCAATCCATACAGAGAATTCtgaagctttattgaacaaGTTTCTCTTGAATCTTCGTATGCTTCAGGCACTTTGAATGCTTCaagaattttcatgaaaatgttgtggtCCAATGAGCCATATAGATAGACTGTGACAACGTCCATTAGACgcatttcaagtttttcatgaactGCCAGATTTATGAGATATCTGAAGGTGATTGCATCTACCACTAGAGAATATGTCTCCAAATAATCAATGTCAGGTCTTTGAGAAAAACCTTGAGCAACTAGTCGGGCCTTATATCTCATGACTTCACCTTTCTCATTTCTTATTCGTACAAAAAcccatttgtaccccactggcTTGATACCTTCAGGTGTTCGGATTATCGGTCTAAAAATTTCACGTTTTTCTAGTGAAGTCAATTCAGCTTGAATTGCATTCTTCCATTTCGGCAATCATTTCTCTGTCTACATTCGTGAACAGATTTTGACTCAAAATCTTCGTCTTGTTGCATTATTTCAATAGCAACATTATAGGCAAATATGTTGTCAATCACAACATTATTTCGGTTCCACAACTTTCTCGTTGAGACATAATTCATcgaaattttattgttttcagAAGTTCGAACCTCCTCCTCATCATGCGTTATGACTTAGGTCGCatcttgagaaatttctttcaacgcatgatcatcttgatcatttattccttttctttttcgaagatttttatccttggaacCAATTGGTCTACCATGCTTCAAATGTGGTCTAGACTCATTTGCCTTAACAATTTGTCCCGTCGGGATATCAACTCGAACTGTAGCATTAACAGTTGGAATATGCGATTTAGTAATCCTTTGAAGATTAGTAAATGCATCTGGTAGCTGATTTGCAATGttctgcaaataaattattctttaaacTTCTTGCTCACATTGGTTTGTTCGAGGATCCAGATGATATAGAGATGATGAATTCCAATCTATCTCTTTTCCCAACGACTTAtgttctccccctaatgttgggtatactgattcatcaaaatgacaatcagcAAATCTTGCCTTAAATAAATCTCCAGTCATTGGCTCCAAACATTTTATGGTTGAAGGAGATTCATACCCAACATATATCCCCAACCTTCTTTGGGGCCCCATCTTTGTGCGTTGTGGTGGAGCAATTGGGACATACACCGCACATCCAAAAATACTAAGATGGGAAATGTTTGGCTCTTGACCAAAAGTCAATTGTAATGGggagaattcatgataattggTCGGCCTCATGCGCAAAAGTGTTGCTGCATGCAAAATAGCATGCCCCACATAGACATAGATAACTTTGTTCTCATTAGTAATGGTCTAGCTATTAATTGCAGACGTTTATTCAATGATTCTGCTAGACCGTTTTGAGTGTGAACATGCGTAACTTGATGTTCAACTGTTATACCAGTAGacatacaataatcattaaatgccTGAGATGTAAACTCACCAGCATTATCTAGACGGATTGTCTTTATTATATAGTCTGGAAATTGTGTTTTCGATCTTATTATTTGAGTCAGCAATCTCGCAAAAGCCATGTTGCGAGTTGATAATAAACACACATATGACCATCTTGTAGAAGCATCTatcaagaccatataatattCAAAGGGTCCACATACAGATTGAATTGGTCCACATATATCACCTTGTATACGTTCCAGAAATGCAGGGAATTCAATTCCAATCTTAACCGTTGATGGTTTAATGATCAACTTTCCTTGAGAACAAGCAGCACAAGAGAATTCCtttgattgaaggatatttggGCTCTTTAAGGTATGCCCATGTGAATTCTCAATGATTTTGCGCATCATATTAAATTAGGGATGGCCCAACCGGTTatgccaaatgataaaatcattaaattagtAAACCTTTTGTTTACTACGGTATGTGATTTCACTGTACTTATACTTGTATAGTACAACCCAGAAGAAAATGCAggtaatttttcatgcacaattttcttctctacattaattgtagtaatgtaaagGTATTCAACCTTTCCTTCATTAGCCTTCTCGACATGATAGTCATTTTGGCGAAtaactttgaaacttaataagtttctttgagacttactacaatataaTGCATTATCAATGCTTAATATTGTCCCTCCAGGTAATAATAAGGTCGCTCTTCCAGAgccctcaattaattttgtactaccTGATATTATGTTGACATATGCcattttcataaccaaattagaaaagtatttcttttcttttaatattgtatgcgTTGTAGCACTATCAAGAAGGCATACATCTCCATTGCTCATCTTGAATCCAACTGACAACTGGggatttctattaattttcattaaaagaaggaagaaacaaaattaacaacgaaaatttaaatacttcaacatgaataacataataattaaaaatacataagtaaaatattatgtaaaatattaaCAGACTTCATTTCCCAGCTAAAAGATCAAACATCAATTTCGATCTCCAAGAAGTCATCAACTTCCATATGAGTAATGTCACCAAGACCATCAAAAACATCATCCTTTAAAGCCAAATTTGCTTCAACATCCTTATCATATTTCTGAGATGTTCCCGGCTTATCATCATCTTTAAGAGTAATATGTGACTAAGTTCGAGCATTGGAAGAGGAAGTAccacttttatttcctttctttttaaagGAATTTTGACAGAGCCTTACAAAATGCTCATGTGTGCGACATTCATTCTTCCAATGGTCTTTCATGCCACAACGACGACAATTACTTTTTGAGGGGTTATTTTGAGAACTCATGTTGTTCTCCCTTTTATTATGACCACCACCTTGATGATTAGTGTATCATCTTTTATCTTTTCCACGTCCCCGTGCATTATTATATCCCCGATGATCTCTTTTTACTTCAGATTGATCACGTGCTTCCACCACATTTGCCTCCGGTAATGGAGCAGCTCCAATGGGACGagcttcatgatttttcattaaaagagcATTATGTTGATCAGCCACCAAAAGACATAAGATTAGTTCAGAATATTTCTGAAAACCCTTTTCACGATATTGTTGTTGCAATATCACATTTGAGGCATGGAAAATAGTAACTGTCTTTTCCAAcatgtcctcatcttttatagtcTCCCCACATAATTTTAAATGGGAGGTTATCCTAAATACAACAGAGTTGTATTCAATTACGGTCTTAAAATCTTGAAACTGTAAATGCATCCACTCATAAGGAGCTCTTGGCAACACTGTTGCCTTTAGGTGGTCATATCTTCCCTTTAAATCAGTCCACAATTCAAGTGGATCTTTTACCGTCAAATATTCAATCTTCAGGCCCTCACCAAGATGATGACAAAGGAAAATCATAGCCTTCGCCTTAGCCTTATCTTGACTCGATGCTTCATTTCGCTGGGTAATAGTGGCATCAAGACCTTTAGCAGCCAAGTGAATTCAACGTCGAGTACCcatgaaagatatttttttccagaaatatctAATGCCACAAACTCAAGTTTGGATAAATCCGACATAATGAAATTATGAGAGAATATgtgatttaaataaaaattatataatacctttgcaagtagcaacttcgtgctgataacgtattgtaaagaaagctcagaatataagaagaaaaagataagaaatataagatagaggagagaattttcttattcaagtgtgtcatacaatggtgaatgatatctctatttacagtgttgagatatcatagtCAAAGGTCACCTCGGAATGATACATAGTTATCATCAAAGTTCATATCACCTTAAAATCTTATCACATTGGAAACACtaatacatgaatccaattaatcgttggataactctaatggATTATCCACATATACAATGAATTTACAACAGATTAAActttgttaaatttatttttatatgttaaaactAATTTAGCTAAATTAAGGGAGTTACTTGTAATTTAGTTATAGTATAGGAATGTAAATGACAATAATACTACGGGGGAGGTGGAAAAGTggtgtgtaattttttttttacccttaACGATATTAAGATGGATATATTGTTTCTAATTGATTTCAGTGCTCAggtaaaacatattaaaattgagtatgaacaaaaaataaaaaataataataataacaatagaaacaataaataatatgataatcaaagtAATATAAAATCGAAAAATAAGATATTAATATAAGTTGTTAGTATAGGAGCAGAAGTGACTGATTTTAAAACATGATCTAGTTGTAACTAATGTCTCATTTATTTGCACTCaataaaggttttaattttAATCGTTAAGATCTCCGTCATTAAGTTTGTCTATTTTCAAGACcttaatcttaattattcaaatcTTAGTTACTCCATccattcacttttatttgtcatattacgtttttcgaaagtcaattcgATTTATTGttcaagttaaattagattacattaattgcatattttaaatgaaaaattttaatgttcaaaaactatacaaaaagtattataaattgcaattttgcatatcaatatgatgaaattgtaaaattttagtCAAAGTTATTATAGTTTAACTtaaagaggaaactatgatAATTAAAAGTGGACGAAAATACATTAAGtgtgtttgtttttcttattttgcgACTATTTAATGGGTCAGATTGATTAAAAATCTTATCAGTCATCACCAACAACAATCACAGTTAATCACTACTACTAACCACTATATTATATGATACTACGTCACAATCACCTTCGTCAATCAATATCATTTCAAATTGACACACAATAACCATTGTTAGTTATCATCACTATCAactatcatataaaaatatttattgccATATTATTTGATCAACTTAAAACAAAAAGTATGCATTTAGATGTTGATAAACCTTTTAAGTCTCTAACTATTAAGTGTTTACATTTTAATCtaacatcttaatattcaaatttaaatttctaaatcttaATTAACATCTatctatttaaatttaaatatcttgatctcaataaaaataagtaaaatccaaattataatataaaggTTTTAGAATAATTAACCCAAAAACATTATTCTAAGTAGTTTTGGATTTATGTGAATACAATATGAGTCACAAGGCATTCCAATGTTTGTTAAAAAATCTACTgagtaataaaaatagaagagcCTAATGAAACAATTAAAGGTAGGTAAACACATTCATTAGTGTTTGGTTACCAAACTAATTGATGATTGTGTATTAACAATTTTGGCCTATGGACATCAAACGGTCATTTGgtacaaaaatgaataatgcAGAGATTAGTAATGCAGGAATTAACAATTGCAGAGATTAACAATGCAGAAATTAGTAATGCAtggattatttttatcaagtatttgattcattatttcttatctaattttgtgtgtggtttaaaagttttttaaaaaaacttttcaatTATACCCTAGAGTTATTATgagattttgtatttcatataattGAGTAAAAGTAGATAATTAATGgagagtattattttttttataatatttttaactagttaggagaataaaatttttatcgtCATATTCACTATTTTCTCACTTAAACTATTTAAgagtaaataattgtcatcttaataaattagagttaataactcaaaaggcacaactataatgattatagagaaaatttattgaaactttgttttgtatcaataaattttaaaaaactctttatcataaaataaaataaaataaaataaaataaaaatataaaataaatatagaaaaataaattaaacaatttttatactcGAGATATACTTGTTTTAGactacttgtgtaatgtttaatgaactttcattaagagacaatattttacttatgaattgttcttaaattcatacatcaacattaacatattagttggattataatattttatattaataataaatagattaagtaattcatattttagaaataaaaaattatatctaaataataaaatttgtaagctaatttatttaaat
This genomic window contains:
- the LOC101255582 gene encoding uncharacterized protein, with the protein product MIFLCHHLGEGLKIEYLTVKDPLELWTDLKGRYDHLKATVLPRAPYEWMHLQFQDFKTVIEYNSVVFRITSHLKLCGETIKDEDMLEKTVTIFHASNVILQQQYREKGFQKYSELILCLLVADQHNALLMKNHEARPIGAAPLPEANVVEARDQSESHITLKDDDKPGTSQKYDKDVEANLALKDDVFDGLGDITHMEVDDFLEIEIDV